One Azospirillum brasilense DNA segment encodes these proteins:
- a CDS encoding ABC transporter permease, with amino-acid sequence MQASNVLNLGIKELRSLARDPMLLALIVYSFTLAIYTAATAIPETLNKAAIAIVDEDRSPLSARIVGAFYPPFFLPPVLITPAEMDARMDAGLDTFALDIPPDFQRDVLAGRQPAIQLNVDATRMTQAFSGSGYVQQIVSGEVNAFVQRYRGEPALSVDLALRVRFNPEMNKGWFGSVIEVINQVTMLSIILTGAALIREREHGTIEHLLVMPVTPVEIMVGKIWSMALVVLVACAFSLVFVVQGLLAVPIGGSVALFLAGAALHLFASTSMGIFLGTVARSMPQFGMLLILVMVPLQMLSGGMTPRESMPALVQDVMLAAPTTHFVTLAQAILYRGAGLDVVWPQFLALIGIGAALFSLSLARFRKAINQMS; translated from the coding sequence ATGCAGGCGTCCAACGTCTTGAACCTCGGCATCAAGGAGCTGCGCAGCCTCGCCCGCGACCCGATGCTGCTGGCCCTCATCGTCTACTCCTTCACGCTCGCGATCTACACGGCGGCCACCGCCATCCCGGAGACGCTCAACAAGGCGGCGATCGCCATCGTCGACGAGGACCGCTCGCCCCTGTCGGCCCGCATCGTCGGCGCCTTCTACCCGCCCTTCTTCCTGCCGCCGGTCCTGATCACCCCCGCCGAGATGGACGCCCGCATGGACGCTGGGCTCGACACCTTCGCGCTCGACATTCCGCCGGACTTCCAGCGCGACGTCCTCGCCGGGCGCCAGCCGGCGATCCAGCTCAACGTCGATGCGACCCGGATGACCCAGGCCTTTTCCGGGAGCGGCTACGTCCAGCAGATCGTCAGCGGGGAGGTCAACGCCTTCGTGCAACGCTACCGCGGGGAACCGGCCCTTTCGGTCGATCTCGCCCTGCGGGTCCGCTTCAATCCCGAGATGAACAAGGGCTGGTTCGGGTCGGTGATCGAGGTCATCAACCAGGTCACGATGCTGTCGATCATCCTGACCGGCGCCGCCCTGATCCGGGAGCGCGAGCACGGCACCATCGAGCATCTGCTCGTGATGCCGGTCACGCCCGTCGAGATCATGGTCGGCAAGATCTGGTCGATGGCCCTGGTCGTGCTCGTCGCCTGCGCCTTCTCCCTGGTCTTCGTCGTCCAGGGACTGTTGGCGGTTCCCATCGGCGGCTCCGTCGCCCTGTTCCTGGCCGGCGCCGCCCTGCACCTGTTCGCCTCCACGTCGATGGGCATCTTCCTGGGGACGGTGGCCCGCAGCATGCCGCAGTTCGGCATGCTGCTGATCCTGGTGATGGTGCCGCTGCAGATGCTGTCGGGAGGCATGACGCCGCGCGAAAGCATGCCCGCCCTCGTTCAGGACGTGATGCTCGCCGCGCCGACGACGCACTTCGTCACGCTGGCCCAGGCCATCCTGTACCGCGGCGCCGGCCTCGACGTGGTCTGGCCGCAGTTCCTCGCGCTCATCGGGATCGGCGCGGCCCTGTTCAGCCTGTCGCTGGCGCGCTTCCGCAAGGCCATCAACCAGATGTCATGA
- a CDS encoding ROK family transcriptional regulator: MLPRVNSAAIRRLNMVRVFHALRENPSCAQRDLSRLTGLDKATTSAIVAQMIEEGLVERTEAPRARRIGRPETALGIAPSAGLLVGARLEPGTIRIVSTTLAGTVVEQSQIPGSTDLATALRQLHEGIDAVVAASRPEGGAAPPPLRGIGIGIPALMDREGRLVLAPNLGWRDTPIRPLLEEALGAPVHVDNDTKAAAMAERLFGACRGVEDFVYLTGHSGVGGGLFLGGRLYRGAQGFAGEIGHLTVVPGGRPCGCGKRGCLETYVSETSILAQAGERGRALPDLWAAAAAARDGDPVVRTLLEAAGSHLGVALSHMVNLTNPGLVVLGGNLSIVAEFILPTLNAALDEHALEPLRRDLRLLVSPLGPDAVPMGGIALAMDGFLSVPSPIL; the protein is encoded by the coding sequence ATGCTGCCAAGGGTCAACTCGGCCGCGATCCGCCGCCTCAACATGGTCCGCGTCTTCCACGCGCTGCGGGAGAACCCGAGCTGCGCGCAGCGCGACCTCAGCCGGCTGACCGGCCTGGACAAGGCGACGACCTCGGCCATCGTGGCGCAGATGATCGAGGAGGGGCTGGTCGAGCGGACCGAGGCGCCGCGCGCCCGCCGCATCGGCCGGCCGGAAACCGCGCTCGGCATCGCGCCCTCGGCCGGGCTGCTGGTCGGCGCCCGGCTGGAGCCGGGGACGATCCGCATCGTCTCCACCACACTGGCCGGCACGGTGGTCGAGCAATCGCAGATCCCCGGCAGCACCGACCTCGCCACGGCGCTGCGCCAACTGCACGAGGGGATCGACGCGGTCGTCGCGGCGAGCCGGCCAGAGGGCGGAGCGGCACCGCCGCCCTTGCGCGGCATCGGCATCGGCATTCCGGCGTTGATGGACCGCGAGGGCCGGCTCGTTCTGGCGCCCAACCTGGGCTGGCGCGACACGCCGATCCGGCCGCTGCTGGAGGAGGCGCTGGGCGCGCCGGTCCATGTCGACAACGACACCAAGGCCGCCGCCATGGCCGAGCGGCTGTTCGGCGCCTGCCGGGGGGTCGAGGACTTCGTCTATCTGACCGGCCATTCGGGCGTCGGCGGCGGGCTGTTTCTCGGCGGGCGGCTCTACCGCGGCGCGCAGGGGTTCGCCGGGGAGATCGGGCATTTGACCGTCGTACCGGGTGGCCGCCCCTGCGGGTGCGGCAAGCGGGGCTGCCTGGAAACCTACGTCTCCGAAACCTCGATCCTCGCCCAGGCCGGCGAGCGGGGGCGCGCCCTGCCCGACCTATGGGCGGCCGCCGCCGCGGCGCGTGACGGCGACCCGGTGGTGCGCACCCTTCTGGAGGCGGCCGGTTCGCATCTCGGTGTCGCGCTCTCCCACATGGTCAACCTGACAAATCCGGGTCTGGTGGTGCTTGGCGGCAACCTGTCGATCGTCGCGGAGTTCATCCTTCCGACGCTGAACGCCGCCCTTGACGAACATGCGCTGGAACCGCTGCGCCGCGACCTGCGGCTTCTCGTTTCGCCGCTCGGCCCGGACGCCGTTCCCATGGGGGGGATCGCACTGGCCATGGATGGCTTTCTCTCGGTGCCGAGCCCGATCCTGTAA
- a CDS encoding sugar ABC transporter ATP-binding protein, translating to MAEPLLAAFGVTKSFGPVEVLHGVDFTVQRGEVHALVGENGAGKSTLMKILSGFHQPTSGAVRVDGRPMSLSGIGPAEAAGVVLIHQEFNLAEHLTVEENIFLGRELRRGPFLDKRAMRERSRTVLAELECPVDPRARVRDLAVSERQMVEIAKAMSREVRVLIMDEPTAVLTGTESAVLFGLIRRLRAQGVGIVYTSHKLDEVRAITDRVTVLRDGHHIATRPTAELTEDGIAQLMVGRAISDLFPAKTPPAPDAPVVLEVLGIDVPGWVRGAGFDLRRGEILGFAGLIGAGRTELAEGLLGLRRRTAGTLSRNGEPLRARRLEDAVAAGIAYLTEDRKGKGLLLAKGLQPNLTLLALDRYGRVFVDERREAAALERAVQEFDIRVRTLDVPVGSLSGGNQQKLLLAKTMQVDPEILIVDEPTRGIDIGTKQQIYRFLHDFARRGGSVILISSEMPEIIGLSHRVVVMRSGVVTGILEGADVEEGEIVRYATGLKGRMVDGLKGRTSLRSSSRTSEGDAHDAVGHA from the coding sequence ATGGCCGAGCCGCTTTTGGCAGCGTTCGGCGTCACGAAGAGCTTTGGGCCCGTCGAGGTCCTCCATGGGGTGGATTTCACCGTCCAGCGCGGTGAGGTGCACGCCCTGGTCGGCGAGAACGGGGCCGGCAAATCGACGCTGATGAAGATCCTGTCCGGCTTCCACCAGCCGACCTCGGGCGCCGTGCGCGTGGATGGGCGGCCGATGAGCTTGTCCGGCATCGGCCCCGCCGAGGCGGCGGGCGTCGTGCTGATCCACCAGGAATTCAACCTTGCTGAACATCTGACGGTCGAGGAGAACATCTTTCTCGGGCGCGAGCTGCGGCGCGGCCCCTTCCTCGACAAGCGCGCCATGCGCGAGCGATCCCGCACCGTCCTGGCGGAGCTGGAATGCCCGGTGGACCCGCGCGCGCGGGTCCGGGACCTCGCTGTGTCGGAGCGGCAGATGGTCGAGATCGCCAAAGCGATGTCGCGCGAGGTCCGCGTCCTCATCATGGACGAGCCCACGGCGGTGCTGACCGGCACCGAGTCCGCCGTGCTGTTCGGGCTAATCCGCCGGCTGCGCGCCCAGGGGGTGGGGATCGTCTACACCTCGCACAAGCTGGACGAGGTGCGGGCCATCACCGACCGGGTGACCGTGCTGCGCGACGGCCATCACATCGCCACCCGCCCGACCGCCGAGCTGACGGAGGACGGCATCGCCCAGCTGATGGTCGGGCGGGCGATCAGCGACCTGTTCCCGGCCAAGACGCCGCCGGCGCCGGACGCGCCCGTGGTGCTGGAGGTGCTGGGGATCGACGTTCCCGGCTGGGTGCGGGGCGCCGGCTTCGACCTGCGCCGCGGCGAGATCTTGGGCTTCGCCGGGCTGATCGGCGCCGGGCGGACGGAACTGGCCGAGGGGCTGCTCGGCCTGCGTCGCCGCACCGCCGGCACGCTGTCCCGCAACGGCGAGCCGCTGCGCGCCCGCCGCCTGGAGGACGCCGTGGCCGCCGGCATCGCCTACCTGACCGAGGACCGCAAGGGCAAGGGCCTGCTGCTCGCCAAGGGCCTGCAGCCGAACCTGACGTTGCTGGCGCTGGACCGCTACGGCCGGGTCTTCGTCGACGAGCGGCGGGAGGCCGCGGCGCTGGAGCGTGCGGTGCAGGAGTTCGACATCCGCGTCCGGACGCTGGACGTGCCGGTCGGCAGCCTCAGCGGCGGCAACCAGCAGAAGCTGCTGCTGGCCAAGACCATGCAGGTCGATCCGGAGATCCTGATCGTCGACGAGCCGACGCGCGGCATCGACATCGGGACCAAGCAGCAGATCTACCGGTTCCTGCACGACTTCGCCCGCCGGGGCGGATCGGTGATCCTCATCTCCTCGGAAATGCCCGAGATCATCGGGCTGTCGCACCGGGTGGTGGTCATGCGCTCCGGCGTGGTGACCGGCATCCTGGAGGGGGCCGACGTCGAGGAGGGCGAGATCGTCCGCTACGCCACCGGCCTGAAAGGCCGCATGGTCGATGGCCTGAAGGGCCGCACATCGCTCCGCTCATCAAGCCGCACATCAGAAGGAGACGCGCATGACGCCGTCGGTCATGCCTGA
- a CDS encoding sugar phosphate isomerase/epimerase family protein, with protein MKTIKGPAIFLAQFAGDAAPFNSLPAIGAWAAGLGFKGVQIPSWDGRLFDLARAAESKGYCDEVKGVLAEAGVQITELSTHLQGQLVAVHPAYDEAFDGFAAPEVRGNPKARQEWAVNQLLMAAKASANLGLTAHVTFSGALAWPYVYPWPQRPAGLIETAFDELARRWRPILDAFDAAGVDLCYEIHPGEDLFDGATFEMFLERVGNHPRCNILYDPSHFVLQQLDYLGYIDVYHERIRMFHVKDAEFNPSPRQGVYSGYQPWIGRAGRFRSLGDGQVDFGGIFSKLTQYGFDGWAVLEWECAMKHPEQGAAEGARFIDAHIIRVTEKAFDDFAGAGTDEAANRRMLGIG; from the coding sequence ATGAAAACGATCAAGGGGCCGGCGATCTTCCTCGCGCAGTTCGCGGGGGACGCGGCGCCGTTCAACAGCCTTCCGGCCATCGGCGCCTGGGCCGCCGGGCTGGGCTTCAAGGGCGTGCAGATCCCGTCCTGGGACGGCCGCCTGTTCGACCTCGCCCGGGCCGCGGAGAGCAAGGGCTATTGCGACGAGGTGAAGGGCGTGCTGGCCGAGGCCGGCGTGCAGATCACCGAGCTGTCCACCCACCTCCAGGGGCAACTCGTCGCCGTGCACCCGGCCTATGACGAGGCCTTCGACGGCTTCGCGGCGCCGGAGGTGCGCGGCAACCCGAAGGCCCGCCAGGAATGGGCGGTCAACCAGCTTCTGATGGCGGCCAAGGCCTCGGCCAATTTGGGGCTGACGGCGCACGTCACTTTCTCCGGCGCGCTGGCCTGGCCCTACGTCTACCCCTGGCCGCAGCGCCCGGCGGGGCTGATCGAAACGGCCTTCGACGAGCTGGCCCGGCGCTGGCGGCCGATCCTCGACGCCTTCGACGCGGCGGGGGTGGACCTCTGCTATGAGATCCATCCCGGCGAGGACCTGTTCGACGGAGCCACCTTCGAGATGTTCCTGGAGCGCGTCGGCAACCACCCGCGCTGCAACATCCTCTACGACCCCAGCCACTTCGTGCTGCAGCAGCTCGACTATCTCGGCTACATCGACGTCTATCACGAGCGGATCAGGATGTTCCACGTCAAGGACGCGGAGTTCAACCCATCCCCGCGCCAGGGCGTCTATTCCGGCTACCAGCCCTGGATCGGCCGGGCCGGACGCTTCCGCTCGCTCGGCGACGGGCAGGTCGATTTCGGCGGCATCTTCTCCAAGCTGACCCAGTACGGCTTCGACGGCTGGGCGGTGCTGGAGTGGGAGTGCGCCATGAAGCACCCCGAGCAGGGGGCCGCCGAAGGCGCGCGGTTCATCGACGCGCACATCATCCGGGTGACCGAGAAGGCCTTCGACGACTTCGCCGGGGCCGGCACCGACGAGGCGGCCAACCGGCGCATGCTCGGCATCGGCTGA
- the rbbA gene encoding ribosome-associated ATPase/putative transporter RbbA has product MSDTADRSAASPVARLRDVRLLYGKVRAIDGVSLDVPAGRVSGLIGPDGVGKSSLLSLMSGARALQEGTVEVLGGSMAQARHRRAVCPRIAYMPQGLGKNLYPTLSIAENLDFFGRLFGQGRAERRRRIADLTQSTGLAPFLARPAGKLSGGMKQKLGLCCALIHDPDLLILDEPTTGVDPLSRRQFWELIDRIRADRPGMSVVVATAYMEEAARFDWLVAMDEGRVLATGSPREVLERTGTATLEGAFVALMPEEKRRGHKAVAIVPRTGDGSDIAIEAKGLTMRFGDFVAVDHVSFRIPRGEIFGFLGSNGCGKTTTMKMLTGLLQPSEGEARLFGQPVDARNIGTRRRVGYMSQAFSLYSELTIRQNLELHARLFQVPEDVLPHRVAAVAERFGLADAMEALPDRLPLGQRQRLSLAVAMVHEPALLILDEPTSGVDPIARDAFWEIMIGLARRDRVTIFISTHFMNEAERCDRISLMHAGHVLVSDTPAALVERRGAATLEEAFIGYLEEAVAERRDSDATAAPDDRRQAPSPDANPRGERAEGRLFNLRRMLSYTLLEALELRRDPIRATLALVGSLLLMVIMGYGINMDVEDLSFAVLDRDQTTTSRDYTLNLAGSRYFVEQAPIIDYEDLDRRMRAGDLSLALEIPPGFGRDVARGRHVQIGAWIDGAMPTRAETVNGYVQGMHSQWLASRSQTPSLATIETRFRYNPDVESLKAIVPAVIPILLLLIPAMLAALSVVREKELGSIINLYVTPVTKLEFLLGKQLPYVGLAMLNVLLMTALAVTAFGVPLTGNALALATGALLYSFSATAMGLLMSSFMRSQIAAVFGTAIATLIPATQYSGMIDPVSSLGGAAAVIGEVYPTTHFLTIARGVFSKALGFGDLHAAFVALLIAVPVLIGASALLLKKQET; this is encoded by the coding sequence ATGAGCGACACCGCCGACCGCTCCGCCGCATCACCCGTCGCGCGCCTGCGGGACGTCCGTCTGCTGTACGGAAAGGTCCGGGCCATCGACGGGGTCAGCCTGGACGTCCCGGCGGGGCGTGTCAGTGGCCTGATCGGCCCCGACGGGGTCGGCAAGTCGAGCCTGCTGTCGCTGATGTCGGGGGCGCGCGCCTTGCAGGAGGGAACGGTCGAGGTGCTGGGCGGCAGCATGGCCCAGGCGCGTCACCGTCGCGCCGTGTGCCCCCGCATCGCCTACATGCCCCAGGGCCTCGGCAAGAACCTCTACCCGACGCTGTCGATCGCCGAGAATCTCGATTTCTTCGGACGGCTGTTCGGCCAGGGCCGGGCCGAGCGCCGGCGCCGCATCGCCGACCTGACGCAAAGCACCGGTCTGGCCCCGTTCCTCGCCCGACCGGCCGGCAAGCTGTCCGGCGGCATGAAGCAAAAGCTCGGCCTGTGCTGCGCGCTCATCCACGACCCGGACCTGCTGATCCTCGACGAGCCGACCACGGGCGTCGACCCGCTCTCGCGGCGGCAGTTCTGGGAACTGATCGACCGCATCCGGGCGGACCGTCCCGGCATGAGCGTGGTGGTGGCCACCGCCTACATGGAGGAGGCGGCGCGCTTCGACTGGCTCGTCGCCATGGACGAGGGGCGCGTGCTGGCCACCGGCAGCCCGCGGGAGGTGCTGGAGCGCACCGGGACCGCGACGCTGGAGGGGGCCTTCGTCGCGCTGATGCCCGAGGAAAAGCGCCGCGGGCACAAGGCCGTCGCGATCGTGCCGCGCACAGGGGACGGGAGCGACATCGCCATCGAGGCGAAGGGCCTGACCATGCGCTTCGGCGACTTCGTGGCGGTCGACCATGTCAGCTTCCGCATCCCGCGCGGCGAGATCTTCGGCTTTCTCGGCTCCAACGGCTGCGGCAAGACGACGACGATGAAGATGCTGACCGGCCTGCTCCAGCCGAGCGAGGGCGAGGCCCGGCTGTTCGGGCAGCCGGTGGACGCCCGCAACATCGGGACCCGGCGGCGCGTCGGCTACATGTCCCAGGCCTTCTCGCTCTATTCGGAACTGACCATCCGGCAGAACCTGGAACTGCACGCCCGCCTTTTCCAGGTGCCCGAGGACGTCCTTCCCCACCGGGTCGCGGCGGTGGCGGAGCGCTTCGGCCTCGCCGACGCGATGGAGGCGTTGCCGGACCGGCTGCCGCTCGGCCAGCGCCAGCGCCTGTCCCTCGCCGTCGCAATGGTCCATGAGCCCGCCCTGCTGATCCTGGACGAGCCGACGTCGGGCGTCGACCCGATCGCGCGCGACGCGTTCTGGGAGATCATGATCGGGCTGGCGCGCCGGGACCGGGTGACGATCTTCATCTCGACCCACTTCATGAACGAGGCCGAACGCTGCGACCGCATCTCGCTGATGCACGCCGGCCACGTGCTGGTCAGCGACACGCCGGCGGCGCTCGTCGAGAGGCGGGGCGCCGCGACGCTGGAGGAGGCCTTCATCGGCTATCTGGAGGAGGCCGTGGCGGAGCGCCGGGACAGCGATGCCACGGCGGCTCCCGACGACCGCCGACAGGCCCCGTCCCCAGACGCCAACCCTCGCGGCGAGCGCGCGGAAGGCCGCCTTTTCAACCTGCGGCGCATGCTCAGCTACACGCTCCTGGAAGCGCTGGAGCTGCGGCGCGATCCCATCCGGGCGACGCTCGCCCTGGTCGGCAGCCTTCTGCTGATGGTCATCATGGGCTACGGCATCAACATGGATGTCGAGGATCTCTCCTTCGCGGTCCTGGACCGCGATCAGACGACGACGAGCCGCGACTACACGCTCAACCTCGCGGGTTCCCGCTACTTCGTCGAACAGGCGCCGATCATCGACTACGAGGATCTCGACCGGCGCATGCGGGCGGGCGACCTCTCCCTGGCGCTGGAAATCCCACCGGGTTTCGGGCGCGACGTCGCCCGCGGGCGCCACGTCCAGATCGGGGCGTGGATCGACGGCGCCATGCCGACGCGGGCCGAGACGGTCAACGGGTACGTGCAGGGCATGCACAGCCAGTGGCTGGCCTCGCGGAGCCAGACGCCCAGCCTCGCCACCATCGAGACCCGTTTCCGCTACAACCCGGACGTCGAGAGCCTGAAGGCCATCGTTCCGGCAGTCATCCCGATCCTGCTGCTGCTGATCCCGGCGATGCTGGCCGCGCTCAGCGTCGTGCGCGAGAAGGAACTCGGCTCGATCATCAACCTCTACGTCACGCCGGTCACCAAGCTGGAGTTCCTGCTCGGCAAGCAACTGCCCTATGTCGGGCTGGCCATGCTCAACGTCCTTCTGATGACGGCGCTGGCGGTCACCGCCTTCGGCGTGCCGTTGACCGGGAACGCGCTGGCCCTCGCCACCGGCGCCCTGCTCTACAGCTTTTCGGCGACCGCCATGGGTCTCCTGATGTCCAGCTTCATGCGCAGCCAGATCGCCGCCGTCTTCGGCACCGCCATCGCGACGCTGATTCCGGCCACCCAGTATTCCGGCATGATCGATCCGGTCTCGTCCCTGGGGGGAGCCGCCGCCGTCATCGGGGAGGTCTACCCGACCACCCATTTTCTGACCATCGCGCGGGGCGTCTTCTCCAAGGCTCTGGGCTTCGGCGATCTGCACGCCGCCTTCGTCGCTCTGCTGATCGCCGTGCCGGTCCTGATCGGCGCGAGCGCGCTGCTGCTGAAGAAGCAGGAGACCTGA
- a CDS encoding HlyD family secretion protein: MMRKPSRWLLKAAAALTVVVILYGVWLFLQPRGLPAGLASGNGRIEAVEIDIATKTAGRVEDILVDEGDFVTAGQVLARMDTDVLQAQAKQAEAQKQQAVIGVETARHQVLQRQAERQSALSLVAQREAERDVAQKQLARSEELEARGTTSRQVLDTDRARFESANAAVSAAKAQVAAADAAIATAEAQVVNARAAVDAAAATIERIQADISDSTLRSPRDGRVQFRVAQPGEVLGAGGRVLNMVDLSDVYMTFFLPTEAAGRVRIGTEVRIALDAFPQYVIPAKATFVADVAQFTPKTVETASERQKLMFRIKAQIPPPLLKKYIRDVKTGLPGVAYVRIEPDTDWPANLQNLVP; this comes from the coding sequence ATGATGAGGAAGCCAAGCCGGTGGCTGCTCAAGGCCGCAGCCGCGCTGACCGTCGTCGTGATCCTGTATGGGGTGTGGCTGTTTCTGCAACCCAGGGGACTACCCGCCGGTCTGGCCAGCGGCAACGGCCGGATCGAGGCGGTCGAAATCGACATCGCCACGAAAACCGCCGGCCGGGTCGAGGACATCCTGGTCGATGAGGGCGATTTCGTCACCGCCGGCCAGGTGCTCGCCCGGATGGACACCGACGTTCTCCAGGCCCAGGCCAAGCAGGCCGAAGCGCAGAAGCAGCAGGCGGTCATCGGCGTCGAGACCGCCCGCCATCAGGTGCTCCAGCGCCAGGCCGAGCGCCAGTCGGCGCTCTCCCTGGTAGCCCAGCGCGAGGCCGAGCGGGACGTCGCCCAGAAGCAACTCGCGCGATCCGAGGAGTTGGAAGCGCGCGGCACGACGTCGCGGCAGGTTCTCGACACCGACCGCGCCCGCTTCGAAAGCGCGAACGCCGCGGTCAGCGCGGCGAAGGCGCAGGTCGCCGCGGCCGACGCCGCCATCGCCACCGCCGAGGCCCAGGTCGTCAACGCCAGGGCAGCGGTCGACGCCGCCGCGGCCACCATCGAACGCATCCAGGCCGACATCAGCGACAGCACCCTCCGCTCGCCGCGCGACGGCCGGGTGCAGTTCCGGGTGGCGCAGCCGGGCGAGGTGCTCGGCGCTGGCGGGCGGGTGCTGAACATGGTCGATCTCAGCGACGTCTACATGACCTTCTTCCTGCCGACGGAGGCCGCCGGGCGGGTGAGGATCGGGACGGAAGTGCGGATCGCGCTGGATGCCTTCCCGCAATATGTCATTCCCGCCAAGGCCACCTTCGTGGCCGACGTCGCCCAATTCACGCCGAAGACGGTGGAGACGGCCAGCGAGCGCCAGAAACTGATGTTCCGGATCAAGGCGCAGATCCCTCCTCCGTTGCTCAAGAAATACATCCGTGATGTGAAGACCGGATTGCCGGGGGTGGCCTATGTGCGGATCGAGCCGGACACAGATTGGCCGGCCAACCTGCAAAACCTCGTGCCATGA
- a CDS encoding substrate-binding domain-containing protein, with translation MTFRFGLAAALAAGLMVAPVAGWAQQKIKMGVSIPAATHGWAGGLNWHAQQAEKRLEKQYPNLDVVIVTARDVGRQANDLEDLVSVQRIDALVILPFESAPMTDPVRAVKQAGKFVTVVDRGLTDPSIQDLYVAGNNPQMGEVSARFMKEKMGGKGDIVVLRGIPTVIDNQRVDAFMKEIEGTQIKVLGMQYANWNRDDGFKVMQDFLSRFPKIDAVWAQDDDIALGVIEAVKQAGREKEMFILGGAGMKDMIKRVMDKDVLVPADVLYPPAMIAEAMEITAKHLVEKAPIQKEYIIEATLVTPENAAKYYYPDSPF, from the coding sequence ATGACGTTCCGTTTCGGTTTGGCCGCGGCGCTGGCCGCGGGCCTTATGGTGGCGCCGGTCGCCGGCTGGGCGCAGCAGAAGATCAAGATGGGCGTGTCCATCCCCGCTGCGACGCACGGCTGGGCCGGCGGCCTCAACTGGCACGCCCAGCAGGCCGAGAAGCGGCTGGAGAAGCAATACCCGAACCTCGACGTGGTGATCGTCACCGCCCGCGACGTCGGCCGTCAGGCCAACGACCTGGAGGATCTGGTCTCGGTGCAGCGGATCGACGCGCTGGTCATCCTGCCCTTCGAATCCGCGCCGATGACCGACCCCGTGCGCGCCGTCAAGCAGGCCGGCAAGTTCGTCACGGTGGTGGACCGCGGCCTGACCGACCCGTCCATCCAGGACCTCTACGTCGCCGGAAACAACCCGCAGATGGGCGAGGTCTCCGCCCGGTTCATGAAGGAGAAGATGGGCGGCAAGGGCGACATCGTGGTGCTGCGCGGCATCCCGACCGTGATCGACAACCAGCGCGTCGACGCCTTCATGAAGGAGATCGAGGGCACCCAGATCAAGGTGCTGGGGATGCAGTACGCCAACTGGAACCGCGATGACGGCTTCAAGGTGATGCAGGACTTCCTGTCCCGCTTCCCGAAGATCGACGCGGTGTGGGCGCAGGACGACGACATCGCGCTCGGCGTCATCGAGGCCGTCAAGCAGGCCGGCCGCGAGAAGGAGATGTTCATCCTCGGCGGCGCCGGCATGAAGGACATGATCAAGCGCGTCATGGACAAGGACGTTCTGGTCCCCGCCGACGTCCTCTACCCGCCCGCGATGATCGCCGAGGCCATGGAGATCACCGCCAAGCATCTGGTGGAGAAGGCGCCGATCCAGAAGGAATACATCATCGAGGCGACGCTGGTGACTCCGGAGAACGCCGCGAAATACTACTACCCGGATTCGCCGTTCTAA
- a CDS encoding ABC transporter permease — translation MTPSVMPEAARKPSSGFDLKLYGPFLALAALIVLGTIVNPVFLSPGNIGNVLTRTAFIGIIAVGATFVITAGGIDLSVGSLAAFASGVMIVVMNALVGSMGAGLPVILVGVLVALGLGLAAGLVNGLLVTKGRMEAFIVTLGTMGIFRSLVTYIADGGTLSLNSEIRTIYRPVYYGGVFGISYPILAFAVVALIGALIMYRTRFGRYCAAIGSSEDVARYSAINVDRVKLLAFVLQGVCVAIAVVIYVPRLGSASATTGLLWELEAIAAVIIGGTMLKGGYGRIWGTVVGAVMLTLIDNILNLTGAISVYLNGTIQGVIIIVAVLLQRGTVARR, via the coding sequence ATGACGCCGTCGGTCATGCCTGAGGCCGCGCGGAAGCCCTCCTCCGGCTTCGATCTGAAACTCTACGGGCCGTTCCTGGCGCTGGCCGCGCTGATCGTGCTGGGCACCATCGTCAACCCGGTGTTCCTCAGCCCGGGCAACATCGGCAACGTGCTGACCCGCACCGCCTTCATCGGCATCATCGCGGTGGGGGCCACCTTCGTCATCACCGCCGGCGGGATCGACCTGTCGGTCGGCTCGCTGGCCGCCTTCGCGTCGGGCGTCATGATCGTGGTGATGAACGCGCTGGTCGGTTCCATGGGCGCCGGGCTGCCGGTCATCCTGGTCGGCGTCCTGGTGGCGCTGGGGCTCGGGCTGGCGGCGGGGCTGGTCAACGGGCTGCTGGTGACCAAGGGCCGCATGGAGGCGTTCATCGTCACGCTGGGGACCATGGGCATCTTCCGATCCCTGGTCACCTACATCGCCGACGGCGGCACGCTGTCGCTGAATTCGGAGATCCGCACGATCTACCGGCCCGTCTATTACGGCGGCGTCTTCGGCATCTCCTACCCGATCCTGGCCTTCGCGGTGGTGGCGCTGATCGGCGCGCTGATCATGTACCGCACGCGCTTCGGCCGCTACTGCGCGGCCATTGGCTCCAGCGAGGACGTGGCGCGCTATTCGGCAATCAACGTGGACCGGGTCAAGCTGCTGGCCTTCGTGCTGCAAGGTGTGTGCGTCGCCATCGCGGTGGTGATCTACGTGCCGCGCCTGGGCTCGGCCTCGGCCACCACGGGCCTGCTGTGGGAGCTGGAGGCCATCGCCGCCGTCATCATCGGCGGCACCATGCTGAAGGGCGGCTACGGCCGCATCTGGGGCACGGTGGTGGGCGCCGTCATGCTCACGCTGATCGACAACATCCTCAACCTGACCGGCGCCATCAGCGTCTACCTGAACGGCACCATCCAGGGGGTGATCATCATCGTCGCGGTGCTCCTGCAACGGGGGACTGTGGCGCGTCGCTGA